The Budorcas taxicolor isolate Tak-1 chromosome 2, Takin1.1, whole genome shotgun sequence genome window below encodes:
- the FGR gene encoding tyrosine-protein kinase Fgr: protein MGCVFCKKLEPGAKEDDGLEGDFKNYGAADRYGPDPTQSRPASSFSHIPNYNSFSPQPASPAFLDAGTIRGISGIGVTMFIALYDYEARTEDDLTFTKGEKFHILNNTEGDWWEARSLSSGHTGYIPSNYVAPVDSIQAEEWYFGKIGRKDAERQLLSPGNSRGAFLIRESETTKGAYSLSIRDWDQTRGDHVKHYKIRKLDTGGYYITTRAQFDSVQELVQHYLEVNDGLCHLLTAACTTMKPQTLGLAKDAWEISRSSITLERRLGTGCFGDVWLGTWNGSTKVAVKTLKPGTMSPKAFLAEAQIMKLLRHDKLVQLYAVVSEEPIYIVTEFMCHGSLLEFLKDRQGHVLKLPHLVDMAAQVAEGMAYMERMNYIHRDLRAANILVGERLVCKIADFGLARLIEDDEYNPQQGTKFPIKWTAPEAALFCRFTIKSDVWSFGILLTELITKGRVPYPGMNNREVLEQVEHGYHMPCPPGCPASLYEVMEQTWRLDPEERPTFEYLQSFLEDYFTSTEPQYQPGDET, encoded by the exons ATGGGCTGTGTGTTCTGCAAGAAGTTGGAGCCGGGGGCCAAAGAGGATGATGGTCTGGAAGGGGACTTCAAGAActatggggctgcagaccgcTACGGCCCCGACCCCACTCAGAGCCGGCCTGCATCTTCCTTTTCCCACATCCCCAACTACAACAGCTTCTCCCCTCAGCCCGCCAGCCCCGCCTTCCTCGATGCGGGCACCATCCGGGGCATCTCAG GGATTGGGGTGACCATGTTCATCGCCCTTTATGACTATGAGGCCCGAACGGAGGATGATCTCACCTTCACCAAGGGCGAGAAGTTCCACATCCTGAACAACAC CGAGGGTGACTGGTGGGAGGCTCGGTCCCTCAGCTCCGGACACACTGGCTACATTCCCAGCAACTACGTGGCCCCTGTGGACTCCATCCAGGCTGAAGA GTGGTACTTCGGAAAGATCGGGAGGAAGGACGCTGAGAGGCAGCTGCTCTCCCCAGGGAACTCCCGCGGGGCCTTCCTCATTAGAGAGAGCGAGACCACCAAAG GCGCCTACTCCCTGTCCATCCGGGATTGGGACCAGACCAGAGGCGATCATGTGAAGCATTACAAGATCCGCAAACTGGACACTGGTGGCTACTACATCACAACGAGGGCCCAGTTTGACTCCGTGCAGGAGCTGGTGCAGCACTACCTTG AGGTGAACGATGGGCTGTGCCATCTGCTCACGGCAGCCTGCACCACCATGAAGCCGCAGACGCTGGGCCTGGCCAAGGACGCCTGGGAAATCAGCCGCAGCTCCATCACGCTGGAGCGCCGACTGGGCACCGGCTGCTTTGGGGATGTGTGGCTGG GCACGTGGAACGGCAGCACCAAGGTGGCGGTGAAGACGCTAAAGCCGGGCACCATGTCCCCGAAGGCCTTCCTGGCAGAGGCGCAGATCATGAAGCTGCTGCGCCACGACAAGCTGGTGCAGCTGTACGCGGTGGTGTCCGAGGAGCCCATCTACATCGTGACCGAGTTCATGTGCCACG GTAGCCTGCTGGAGTTCCTCAAGGACCGGCAGGGCCATGTTTTGAAGCTGCCCCACTTGGTGGACATGGCAGCACAG GTTGCTGAGGGCATGGCCTACATGGAGCGCATGAACTATATTCACCGTGACCTCAGGGCAGCCAACATCCTTGTCGGGGAGCGGCTGGTGTGCAAGATCGCTGACTTTGGGCTGGCCCGACTCATCGAGGATGACGAGTACAACCCCCAGCAAG GGACCAAGTTCCCCATCAAGTGGACAGCCCCTGAGGCTGCCCTCTTTTGCAGATTCACTATCAAGTCAGATGTGTGGTCCTTTGGGATTCTACTCACTGAACTCATCACCAAGGGCCGAGTCCCCTACCCAG GCATGAATAACCGCGAAGTGTTGGAACAAGTGGAGCATGGCTACCACATGCCGTGCCCCCCAGGCTGCCCAGCATCCCTGTACGAGGTCATGGAACAAACCTGGCGTCTGGACCCGGAGGAGAGACCCACCTTCGAGTACCTGCAGTCCTTCCTTGAGGACTATTTCACCTCCACAGAACCCCAGTACCAGCCTGGGGATGAGACATAG